Genomic segment of Kibdelosporangium phytohabitans:
CTCGGCGGTGAGGTGATCGGCAAGGGGTCGACTGTCGTGGTCTCGCTGCTGGCGGCCAACCACGATCCGCGGCGCTTCGACAACCCGGACGCCCTGGACATCCACCGCAAGGCCCGCGGTCACCTGTCCCTCGGGCACGGCATCCACCAGTGCCTTGGCCAGCAACTGGCCCGCATCGAGATGCGCGCCGGGTTCGAGGGACTGCTGCGCCGCTTCCCGGCGCTCGCCCTCGCCGTCCCCGCCGACGAGGTGAAACTCAAGACAGACATGAACATCTACGGCGTGCACGAGCTCCCGGTGACGTGGACGAGCACAGCGCCGTAGCCAGTCGTACGCACCCCAGCGAGGCCGTCCACCGGGACGGCCTCGCATTCTTTTGGCGCCACTATGGCGCCACTGACTTGACATGGCGCCAGAATGGCGTCATAGTTGGCGCATGGACCTCACGCCGTACGTCGACAGCCTGCGCGAGGAACTCCTCGCCGCGGCCGAACCGGGCGAGCCGACCGCCCTGGCGCAGCGCCTGGCCTCATCGGTCGCCGCCGCCACCCGGCTGACCATGTTCGAAGTCCTGGCGGCGGCGACGGACGAGATCACCAGGGACCTGGCGCCCGGCTCGGTCGAGGTCCGGCTCCGCGGCCGTGAACCGGTCTTCGTGGTCACCCGCCCCGAGCCCGACGAGCGGCCGGAGCCGGTCGCCGAGCCGGAAGCGCCCGTGCCCGCGGTCAAGGACGGCGCGGTGTCGCGGATCAACTTCCGCCCGCCCGAGCAGCTCAAGCAACGCATCGAGGCGGCGGCCGCCAAAGAGGGGCTCTCGACCAACGCCTGGCTGGTCCGCGTGGCCAGCGCCGCGCTCGCCGGTGAACAGCGCACGCGCCGCGGACGCGCGGACGGCGAGTTCACGGGCTGGGTCGGCTGAGCCGCTTTCCCGTGCTCACACCACATCCGAAGGACCAAGGGGAGATTCGCCATGCCCACATTCGCCACACCCGAACCGATCACGGCCACCTTGACCACCGGTGGTGCCAGGGTGCGCATCACCGCCGGCGAACGGCCGGACACGGTCGTCCAGGTCGAACCGGTCGACAGCGCGAACAAGTCGGACGTGAAGGTGGCCGAGCACACCAAGGTCGACTTCACCGCGGGCGAGCTGTCGATCAAGACGAACAAGGCGGGGGACAGGAACGGTTCGGTCGCCATCACCGTCGAACTGCCTGCCGGCTCCACGCTCGTCCTGCACACGGCGTGGACGGACGTGCACGCAGACGGCCGGCTCGGCGACTGCGAGCTGAACATCGCGTCGGGACAGGTCCACCTCGACCGCATCGCCGCGCTGCGCGCGACCCTCGCCACCGGTGAGGTCGAGATCGGGCACGTCGCGGGCGCCGCGCGCATCGAAGGCGGCACGGCCGGGGTGCGGATCGCCGAGGCCGTGGGCACCGTCAGGTACGAGGGGTCGACCGGCAAGGTCTGGATCGGGCACGCCTCGTCCGATGTGGCCCTCAACGGCTCCGGCGGCAGCTTCGACATCGACCGCGCCGACGGCAGCGTGATCGCCAAGGGCAGCGGCTGCCCGATCCGCGTCGGCCGGATCACCCGCGGCCAGGCCGAGCTGATGAACGCTTCCGGCGGCATCGACATCGGCATCAGCGAGGGCACCGCGGCCTGGGTGGACGCCAAGAGCACCAAGGGGTCCGTGCACAGTTCCCTGCCCGCCCAGGACAACCCCGACGAGTTCGGCAACAAGGTCAAGATCTACGCCCGGACACGGCTCGACAACATCGTCATCCACCGCGCGGACGTCTGACCGGCCGTCGTGGCGCCATGATGGCGTTGCAGAGGCGCCACGGCGGCACGCAGAGTGTTCCGCTTCGTCGCCGCGCGCGGGCGCGGCGACTTCGCGCGGTGAGAACGCGAGCAGCAGGCCGCCCGTGACCGGATGGACCACGTGCGGACTCTACTGAGCGGGGAACGCGCTCGGGTGCAGGAAACGGGCGATCTCCACGATGCCGTCGACCGGCCGGGTGCTGCCGCGGGCGCCGGTCCTGGCCGCGTCGATCGCGAGGGTGCGCTGCTGGTTGACGGCGTCGGTCGTGGGGAATGTCCGCGTCAGGTGGGCGATCGGGTCACGCTGCCCGTCGGGTGGCGCCGTGAAGTCGTCGGTGGTGATCGCCTGCGGGTTGCGGGCGATGATCTGTTCGGGACTGATCGGCGTGAACTGGCCCGGCAGTTCGGCGAACAGGTTCCTGCCGCCCGCCCGTTCGAGCACGTTGTCCGACAGGCCCCGGACGTGACGTACAGCTGGCCCGAGACCTGCGAGACCTCGATGACGCCGGGCTTGGCCTGCTCGCCGGTGCGGCGGCGCACGTCGTCGAGCCGTCCGCGAACCTGGTCGGCGAGGACCCTCGCGGGTGCCTGCACCTCGAAGATCGCCCCGAGTTTGTCGAGGTCGGCGAACAGCACGCCGATCCCGGGGCTGTCCTCGTCCAGTCCGGTGGCGCGACCGCCGCCGACGACGTAGGTCGCGACTCCCAGTTCCTTCCACTCCGCGACCGACGGGCCGCCCTTGTTGCCCGCGACCTTGTCGATCTGGTCGGTGATCAGCAGGTCCGGCTTCGCGGCGATCAGCGCCTCGGTGCTCGGGTTGCGCGCCCCGAGATCGGGCAGCGCCTCCAACGCGGGGGAGGGGGTGGACTCACCGCGTGTCTTGGCCACGATCCGTTCGCCGACGCCGAGCGCGAAGAGGGCTTGGGACGAGTTGGAGCAGGCGGCCAGGGCGGCGCGACTCGACGAGGTGATCGAGCGCTTGCCCGACGGCTGGAACACGCGCGTCGGCGAGGCAGGCGCCCGGCTGTCCGGTGGTGAACGCCAGCGCGTGGCGATCGCACGGGCGATGCTCAAGCGGGCGCGGATCGTGCTCGTCGACGAAGCCAGCTCCGCGCTCGACCCGGAGAACGAGGCCGCGATCACCCAGGCCATCGCCAACCTCGGCGACGACCCCAGCCGCACGGTGATCGTGATCGCGCACCGCCCGGCCACCCTGGCCGCGGCGGACTACGTGGTCTCGCTCGACAACGGTCGCGTCGTCGAGAACGGCACCCCCGCGGAGCTTCTGCGCACAGGTGGGGCGTTCTCCCGTATCAGAAAGCAGTACGAGCAGGCCCGGCACTGGCGTATCGCCAACGCTGCCCTGTAGAAGTCCACACCGATCGCCGGTGGCCTGTGGGCTGGGCCAGGATGGCGCAAAGCGTCGACGGTGTCCGCGAGCGGAAGTTAGGACGCGGGCAGCGATCAGTCCCAACGCCAACGGGAATCCACCGCACAACGCGATCAGTTCGGCGACCGTCTCTTCCGCGGCGGTGACGCGGTCGGCGCCCACCGCGGCCGGTTTCGGCCGGTGATCCGCACGGTGCACGTGGCGGTGCCGGGCAGCAGCGGGATCACCTGGTCGGCGTCGCGGCGTTGTCCAGCAGGATCAGCATCAGCCGATTCCTGATCCTGCTGCGGTACAAGGCGATCTGGGCGTCCAGTTCGGACTGTTGCCGATCGCGGCCGACTCCGGGGGCTGCCCGGAACCCGCGCACCACGTCCTGCAGCGCAGCCGGTGAGTCAGTGCGGCTGAAACCACGCAGGTCCGCGAACAGCTGGGCCGCCGGGGAAACGCTGGGCGCGGCTGTGCGCCAAGCTCAAGGCGAGCCAGGTCTTGCCGATCCCGCCGCTGCCACTGATCGCGGGGACCGCCGCCGGTGCCCAGTCCGGTCCGTCGCCCCGGTCGCGCCTCCCACGAGACCTGAGCAACCTCGACATGATGCGGCGGAGTTCGGCGCGGGACACCGAAACCCTCGATGTCACCATGACCGTCGTGCGGTGAACCGCGTTTGCCGGACGGCGAGGCATCACGATCCGTCCTCGATGCGCAGGTAGCGGTGGGCGAGGTCGGTGATGTCGGCGATCAGCTCGTTTGCCAGCCGGTCGATGTCCACGGCTTCGTGGTGCAGCAGCGCGTGCGTGGCGCCGTACCAGGCGCTGTAGATCAGGTTCGCGGCCATCGCCGGGTCCGGGGCGCCAGCGGGTGCGTCCGGGCGCTCGGTGATGAGTTGCCGGAACGCCTCCATGTGCGCGTTCTCCGACGAGACCTGCATCGTCGTCTTGGCGTTGATCGGGGTGTGGTCGTAGAGCACGTCGTGCAGTTCGGCGTGCTCCACGTACGCGCGGACCGCGTCGCTGAGCCACGCGTCCACGCGTCCGATCCAGTCGTCGGCGGGCATCGCCCGCACGACGGCGTTCTGCCGTTCGACCAGGCGGTCGTTGAACCGGGCGCGCACGGCCGCAAGGAGGTCGTTCTTGGAGCGGAAATGCAGGTACAACGTGCCGATCGCGACGTCCGCCCGGTCGGTGATCTCGTCGAGCCGGGCGGCGTCGATCCCCTTCTCCACGAACACGCGCTCAGCCGCGTCGAGCAGGTCGGCCCGCCGCTCCTCGGCGGGTTTGGTTCGCGGGCGGCCCGGGCTGGTACGGCGCTGACTCATTCCGTGCAGTCTACGGGCACCGCAGGAGCACGGCCGGCACTGAGTGAGCCTCCTTCGCGTGAGCCCGGGTCCACCGGCCGATCGGACGGACACCCGCAGCGGCAGTCGTTTCGGCGACACGATCTGCACCGGGTTGTCGACCTCGACCGGGCCGTCCGCGTCCACCCGGATGTCCTGGTAGCGGTCGAACAACGCGTTCAGCGCGACGTCGGCTTCCAGGCGCGCCAGGTGCGCGCCGATGCAGAAGTGCACGCCGTGGCCGAAGACGATGTGCCCGGCGGTGCTGCGGTGGATGTCGAACACACCGGGATCGGGGAACCTGGCGGGATCCCGGCCGGCGGCGCCGATCCACGTCGTCACCAGCGCCCCCGCGGGGATGGCGTGCCCGCCGATCTCAGTGTCCTTCGTGGTCACACGGGTCAGACCGCAGAGCGGCGACCGGATCCGCAGGATCTCCTCGATGACCGCGGGCACCAGCGACCGGTCCGCCCGCACAGCGGCCGCGGTCCCGGGGCTCTGCTCGAAGCAGAGCGCCGCGTTGCCGATCAGGGCCACAGTGGTGGCGTGCCCGGCGAGCAGCGTCAGCGCGATGATGCCGACAGCCTCGCCGTCGGCGATCGGCGCACCGTCGACCTGCGCGGTGGCGACACGGCTGAGCACGTCGCCGGTCGGCTGCCGGCGGCGCCGTCGCACGTGAGCCACCAGGTATTCGTTCATCTCACGCACGGCGGGCGCGACCACGTCCGCCGTTTCCCCAGGCGACAAGGTGGTCGCCGCGGCGATGCCGAGAACCTCGCCCCACAGCCGGAAACGCGGTCCGTCCTCGATCGGCAACCCGAGCAGTTCGGCGATCACGGTGATCGGCAGGGGATAGGCGAGCGCGTCGACCAGGTCGAACCGGTCGGTGCCCGCGACGGAGTCCAGCAGCCGGCCGGTGATCTTCTCGATGTGCGGCCGCATCCCCGTCACGGCCCGCGCGGGGTGGACACCTGGCTGACCGGCGTGCGCAGCTTGCGGTGCCGCGGCCAGTTTCGTGACGAGGTTGCCCATGTCGAAGAAGTCGAGGTCCGGGTGCGGCGGGTTGAAGACCCTGGCTCACGCACAACTACCGCTATGGGCACAGCATGAAACAGCAGCGGCCGGTCGAATGGTCCTGGACCGCCAGTTCCGTGGCGAAGTGCCCGGTCGGCTGACGTCAGGGGAACATCTCCCGGAGCTGACGGCGTGAGGTGATGCCCAGTTTGCGGTACACGCTCCGCAGGTGGGCGTCGACCGTGCGCGGGCTGAGGAAGAGCATCTTGGCCACTTCCTTGTTGGTCGCCCCCGAAGCGACTTTCCCGGCGATCAGCCGTTCCTGCACGGAGAGCTGGTTCAGCGAACCGGTGTCGTGCGGGAGTGGCTGTTCCCCGGCTGCCCGCAGTTCCCTGGCCGCGCGCTCGGCGAAACCGTTGGCGCCCATGCGGGACAGCATCTCGAAAGCCGCACGCAGCTCGACCCGCGCGTCAGCGCGCCTGTTCTCACGGCGCAGCCACTCCCCGTACGCCAGCCGGGCACGGGCGTGCAGCACGCTGATCCTGGTTCGGCCGAAGTGGTCGATTGCCTGCCGGTACAGCGTTTCGCAGTCGTCCTCCTGGCCGAGCAGCGCGCGTGCCTGCAGCCATTCGGCGACGGCCCACGGGACGGGGTCGGCACGTGCCGACGCTTCCAGGTGGTTCATGGCCACAGCGGATTCCTCGCCGCGGCCGGAGCGCGCGGCGGCTTCGACGAGTTCGGAGTAGACGGCCCAGATCGAGTACAGGCCGTCCTGGTGGCGGCGTTGCGCTGCCAGCGCGGCGTCCAGGGCCGCGTCGTAGTTGCCAAGCCCGTTGTTCAGCACCGCAGTGGCGTAGTGCTGGCCCGCTATTTCCACTGGCCTGTTGCCGTGGCCCATCAGCCTCACCAGTTCGCGGTGACGGTCGAGGTCACCGCGGAAGGCGGCGAGAACGAGCTGCGGGCCCACGAGCGGGACTGTGCCCGCCACCTCGTCGACCGCGCGGGACTCCTCGAGGCAGGCGGCGGCGTCGTCGAACCGGCCGGTCGAGACCCGGACGATCGACTGGTAGCGCAACGCCTGCGGCAGCGTGGCGAGGATGCCTTCGCGGCGCGCCACGTCCACCTGGCGGTCGGCGATCTCCTCCATCAACTCGTCGTCACGCAGGTCGATGGCCAGCTGGCAGAGCAGGTTCATCCGCCACGGCTCCGCCGCGTCGTCCGCCGACCGGCACGTGGCCGCCGCCGCACGCATCGCGGCCACCGCCTCGTCGACGGGCAGCATGACCTGGTCCAGCAACGCGTTGAGCAACAGGTCGACCGGCCTGACCAGGCCGTCGCGTGGTAGTCGCGCACGGATCCGGGCGCCGAGGTCGTGCAGCCGACCAGGTTCGTTCTCGTTGTACATGAACGACGCGAACGCTTCGAGATAGGTCTCGCTCGCCTGCTCGGGAGCTGACTGGGAGACCACGTCGATCAGCGTGGCGGTCGCCTTCGGACTGTGCACCAGCTGGTAGTCGATCCGGGCTCGCAACAGCCGTGCCGCCACCCGCCGCTGCTCGTCCATCGGGTGCTGCTCCGCCTGGGTGACGAGGGCACGGGCCTTGGCCGGCGCCCCGGCTTGCAGCCGGAGCCTCGCCGCGGCGAGCAACCGGCCGACCTGGTCGCCGGGATCGGGCGTCAGCTGCCCCGCTCGTTCCATGAACGCCGCCGCTGCCGCGAATCCGCCACGCAACCGCGCCCGGTCCGCGGATCGGGCGAGCTCGGCCGCGACACCCTCGTCCGCGTCGACGATCGCGTGGGCCCGGTGCCACGCCCGGCGGTCGGAGTCGACGTCCGGGTCGGTCACTCCGGCCAGTGCGCCGTGCACGGACCGGCGCGTTTCGGGGGACGCCGACGCGTACACCGCCGAGCGGACGAGCGGGTGGCGGAAACGCAGCCGTGGCCCCATCGTGAGCAGATCGGCGCCTTCGGCGAGCGCGAGACCGCCGATGTCCAGCCCGAGCTGCTTCGCCGCGCGGCCGAGCAGCCCGATGTCACCGACCGGCTCCGCCGCCGCGAGGACCACGAGCGACTGCGTGCTCCCGGGCAGTTGCCTGTACCGGCGCACGAACTGCTCCTCCAGCGCTTCCACCACGCTGATCCGGGACGGCCGGGGACCGGGTTCGCCGAACGGCCCCACGTGCTGCGTGAATTCCAGCAGCGCCAACGGGTTGCCGCGGGCCTCGGCGAGGATCCGGTCGAAGACCTCGGCGTCGAGCCGGGTGCGTCCGGCCGTGCCCATCAGCACCCTGGCGTCCTCGTCGCCGAGGCCGGTGAGAGCCAGTCGCGGCAGATCCGCGATACCGGGCACGCAACCGGCTTCGCGTGACGCGAACACCACCGCGATCCGCTCCGCGGCCACTCGCCGTGCCACGAAGACGAGCGCCCGCCGTGAGGCGTCGTCGATCCACTGGGCGTCGTCCACCACACAGCAGACCGGTTGTTGCGCGGCGGCCTCCCGCAGCAACCCCAGCACACTGGCACCGACCATCAACGGGTCCGGTGAGGTCTGGGCACCGAGGCCGAACACCGCCTCCAACGCCGTCTGCTGAACAATCGGGAGCTTCAGCCGGTACTCCAGCAACGGGGCGCACAACTGGTGCAGGACGGCGTAGAGCAAGTCCTGTTCGAACTCCGTGCCGACAGCGCGCAACAGCGTGAAGCCGTTCAACGCACCGAGCGCCGTGCCGACGAGGGTGGTCTTGCCGATCCCGGCCTCACCGGCCACCACGACAGCACCGCCGCGCCCGTCGGCCGCCGACGTCACCAATCGGTCGATCTCGCGGCGTTCCGCCTGATGGCCCACGATCCGCACCGGCGCTCACCTCCCGTTCCCCATGGCGGATGACAACCTATCGTCGTCGCGCTAGGCGATTGCGACCGACGCAGCCGCACGCCTGTCGTGGTATCGGGCTCGCTGTTATGCCGAGATGGGATTGGGTGCCGGGGAACGGCGGTCCATACGCTCGCCTGACGACCCCCTCACGGCGAATTGAGCGGTGGCCCTTCCCTGCACACCGCCCGCCCGCTCGAAACGAGGTCCCTGTGAGTCGCAAACGCGCCCTTTTCCTGGTGGCTGTGATGCTGGCGTTCCCGCCTGTGGTGGGCACCGCCGCCGCGGCGGCCCCGGTCAGCAGCCCCGCAGCCCCTTACTGCTACGAGGAGCAGTCGCAGCCCACCGCGGATGTGAGCGACCTCAGAGCGAGGTTCACCTCGTCGAACTGGATGCAGACCCTCCAGGCCGTGTACCAGCGGCGCTGGCCCAGTGGGCAGGCGCTGGCGATCGCGCAGGCCAAGGACCCGTACTGGAACCAGTTCGTGCGCAAGAACAGCTTCGAGGCGTTCGCCGAGTCGATGATGGTGGCCATCCACGAGGAAACCCACATGTGGGACCTCGACCCGGCGCGAACGAGGTGGAACGTGCACACCGCCGCCTGGGTCAACGCGGCCAGGCAGGACACGGTGGTGCCGTTGCACGACGGTTTCCCCCGCAAGGAGATCCTGCCCCTGATCAAGGACCGCCTGAGCGACTCCATGGACGGCATCTACCTGCGTGACAAGACCCAGGGCGACTACCACATGCAAGGCGTGACAGCGGAACTCAACGCGGGCCTGACAGGCCTGCCCGCGGTGACGGTGCTGCAGGAGTACATCAAGGGCGTCGGTGCCAGCAACGCCCGTGACATCGCCGCCACCAACCTGCGCTACCTGCTGCTCTACCTGCGGGTGGCCAAGGACCGGCACCCGGACTACTGGGCGAAGATCCGCAACGAGCCGAAGCTGCGCGAGCTCGTGCTGACCCAGTTCCTGCGCACGGCCTACTGGCTGGAGAAGTCAGCGCCGTACACGGGCAAGCTGGGCAGCCCGAACGCCGACAAGATCACCGCGACCAACTACGCGCCGGAGAACATCGCCGTCCTGGAGGAGTTCACCGGCCGCAAGGTCCGCACCGACACCCAGAAGAACTGCACGACGACCTGAGCAGGGGCCTGTCACCCGGGAGGCCCGTCCGGCCTCCCGGGTGTTCGCTTCCCCTGTCCGATCAGAGGGGACTGACCACCACCGTGACCGTGCGGTTGCGGGCCCGGCTGTCCTGATCCGCGCCGGGGAACGGGGGAGCCGACTGGTCGGCGGCAGCGGCCGTGAACGACGTCGGCGGCAACCCGGACGCAGCCGCCAGTGCGTTGGCGGCGGCAGCGGCACGGGAGACCGCCACCGCTGACCCGCCGGACGTGGGGCCGCCGGAGACCACCACGCCGTGGCCGTACACGCTCACCCGGACCGCCTGCCCGGCAAGGGAATTGCCCCACTGCGTCAGGTCACGGCGGCCCGCGGGGGACAGTTGGGCCCCGTCCGGCAGGAAAAGCCCACGGTCGAACAGCACCGTGATGTCGCGTTCCCGCCGTTCGACGTGTACGCCGGGCATGGCGAGGCGGGCGGCCAGTGTGTCCAGCCGGCCGCGCAACTGGTCGGTGGCCGACGTTTCCGCAGCGCGCGTGCTCCGTGGCGCAGGTGTCGAGGGCTCGGAGGACGACGGCGGCGCCGCGGCGGGCGGTGCGCTGTCGGTGGAGGCGTAGACGGTCACTGCCGCCACCGCGCCGACGACCACGACCGCGGCACCGGCCGCCACCACTGCTCCGGCAGGGAACGGACGGGGCCGCTGCTTGCCCGCGGTGATCTGGGCGATCAACCTGGTCCCGGCCACTGCTCCCGCGTGCTCGCTGTCGGTGACGAGGACACGGCGCCACGCCGCGTCCGCTTCGGCGAACTCGCCGAGCTGCGCGTGGATGCGTGCCCGCAGGTCCGACACGGCCGGATGTCCGGAGTCGAGGCCGTCCAGGGTGCGCAGCGCTGCCCGGTGGTCGCCTGCCCTGGCCAGGTCGGCTGCTTCGGCCACGGCGAACTCGATCGCCAGCGAGGTGTGCGCCGTCATCGCCTCGTGCCCTGCCGGCGTTGGACGCCGCCCTGCGCCGGGTCGCCGACCTCCGGGGGCAGGAGGCGGCGCAGTCGCTGGTTGATGCCCGGCAGGGAACGGAAGTCCCGCTCGGCGATCGCGTCATCGCCCTCGGCGATCAACGCGCGTGCCTTGACCGGCTGGGACAGCACGTCCTGATTCGCCCGATACCAGTAGAAGATGCTGATGTCCAGCGTGCCGTCCCGCTTCATCATCAGCGTTTCCAGTTCGGCCACCCGGTCCATCAGCTGGTCCACCACGGCGGTGGCCGGTTCGCGCCGCACCTGCTCGGCGCGGCGTTCGATGTCGGCCAGCTCCGCCCGGTCCGCGGTGTCGCCGTGCCTGCTGACCAGTTCACGGCACTGCGCGATCGCCCCGTCGAGCTCGGCGAGCCGCCCCGGCAGCTGCACGTCGTTCTCCACCTCGTCCAGCTCCGCCTGGATGTCACGCAGCCGTGCGTCCGCTGCCGCCGCGCTGCCCTCGTCGGTCGCCGCGTTGCGCACGTCGGTCTTGGCCAGGCTCAGTGAGCGCTGCGAGTCCAGCTCGTCCAGGCGGTTCTGCGCCCGGTGCGAGCCGGGGTCCACCTGGGAACGCAACCGGTCCAGCCGTTGCTGGACCTCACGCAGTTCGCGCTGCAACGCGGTCACGTCCGGCGGGCGTACGTTGCTCAGGTCGATCTCGGCTTCGAACTGCTCGTCGACCAGCGGCACGTCGGCGACCACGGTGACCCGGCGGGATTCGTCCACCTCGATGGTGACTTCGACGTCACTGCCCTTCGGCAGGTCGATCGACACGTCCTTCGGGCGGATCTCGATCAGCCCGACCTGCATGTTGCGCTCCGCGCGGTCGCGTTCGCCCTCCACGATCGGGATCCGGATGCACGCCGCCGCGTCGGCCCGGTGCAGCGCGACCGTGGTGTGGAACATCTCCCGTGCGGTGGCGGGCAGCGTCGCGCCCTTCGCCAGGATCGGCGCGAAGGTCCTGTCCGCCTGGGACAGTCCGATCGAGTTGGTCAGCACCGGGCCCGCGGGTTCGTTGAGCCAGTGCGTGATCGAGATGCTGTCCGGGGTGATCTTCGCGGACTGGCCGTCCGGGCCGACGAGCCGGATCTCGAACGTGGCCGTCGTCTGCTCGTTGACCTGCACCTCGGTGACGAACGTGCCGGACGCGTCGAGGCTGATCCGGCCGGTGACGAACGGCGGGCGGCCAGTCGAGTTCTCCAGCAGGACGTGGTAGCCGGTCAGGTCCTGCGCCCCGCTCGCCTCGACCTTCCCGGCGACGGTGACGGCGGTGAGGCTCGTGGTACGCGGATAACGCAGGTCCACGCCGAACTCGCCGGCCGCGGGGCGCACCTTGGGCCGATCCAGCGGAACCGTGCTGGCGAACACCGCCGCGCCGCGGGCCACGACCGTCGACGGGTCCTGGCTGTGGTCCAGTTCGATGCCCAGCCCGGAGTCCGGGTCGGCCAGCCGCTCACGCAGGCCGGGCGCGAGCGTCGTCCCGCCGACCAGCAGCAGCCGGTCGATGTCGCTGGGGTGCAGGTTGGCGGTGGTCAACGCCTCACGGCACAAGGTGATCGCGCGGTTGTAGTACGGCTCGGCCACGCGGTCGAGCTCGTCGCGCCGCAGCGCGTACTCCAACGACTCCGTCTGCCCGTCCTCGAGGTCGATGTCGACGAGGAGCTCGGCCTTCTCCGTGCGGGACAGGGAGATCTTGGCTTCCTCCGCGGCCCACTTCAGCCGCGTGAAGTTCACCACCCACCGCGGATCGTCCCTGGTGAAACCGGTGAGGCCGAATTCGCGTGCCGCGACCGGGGCCAGCACCCGGTCCACGATCGCCCAGTCGATCAGCTTGCCGCCCAGGTGCGGGTCGCCCGCGTGGTCGAGCACGCGCAGTTCGCCCTCGTGCGTGCTGACCACGGCGGCGTCGAACGTGCCGCCGCCGAAGTCGAACACCATCCAGTACGCCTGACTGCTCTCGTTCTGGAAGCCGTACGCGAACGCGGCCGCTGTCGGCTCCTGGACCAACGGGCAGGCACCGAACCCGGCCAGTGCCGCCGCCTCGCTCGTCGCGTTGTTCTGGTGCAGCCGGAACGCGGCGGGGACGGTGATCACCGCGGCCGGGGGCGCTTCGCCGAACTGGTGTGCCGCGTCGGCCCGGAGCGATTTCAGCACCTCGGCGGACAGTTGCTGCGGGGTGAGCGAGACCCCGGCGGTGCGGAACTTGCGGGCCACGCCGTCGAGGCCCATCTCCTGTTTGAACTCGGCGTGCGCGTTGTCCACGTCGCGCTCGGTCCGTTCACGCGCACGGCGACCGACGTACATCACGCCGGGTTTGGGGATCCACACCGCTGACGGCGTGTAGTCCCAGCCGTCGTTGTTCTTGACCACCGCGACCTCGCCGTCCTGTACGACGGCCATCGCACTGTTGGTCGTGCCGAGGTCGATGCCGAAATCGATGGTGTCACGCATGGTTGTCGTCCTCCGATGTGACCGGGCAGCCGACGATCACTTGGCCGATCTGGATCTGCCTGCCGGACAGGTACAGCGACGGGCGCTTGGTCTCGATCACCACGTCGTGCTCGAACGCCGGGTCTTGCTGGAACGCAAGGACTTCCAGGACGTGACCGGGGTGGTAGACGGCCCCGTCGTGGTCCTGGATGACCAGTCCGGCACGGCCGAGCGCGTCGTGGCTGGCGTGCAGCAGCCGCCCGGCGTGCCGCGTCTCCTTGCTGCCGTTCGTGGTTCTCTCCAGCCGTTTGCGTGCGCGCCACAGGTTGGTCGCCGCCTCGGCCAGGTCTTTCTCGTGCAGCTCGGTCTCATCCGCCGACGGCTGGGCCGCGGCCCCGGTCGCGGCGTCCAGCAGCGCGCGCAGCCGGGTGCGGGCTTCGGCGGACCAGTCCGGTGCGGCGATCCGGAACTCCGGGTGATGGCGGCGCTGCCCCCGTTCGGCACGCCGGAAGTCGCGTCCGCTCATCGGGTGTTCCATTTCTGCGCCAGCCACAACCCGGCGGGCAGCGTGATCTCCAGCGGGATGGTGAACCCGGCGAGCGCCATCCAGAACGGCGCCAGGCCGTAGGTCTGGACCTCCCAGACGGCGTACCCGGCGATGGCCAGTGTCAGCAACCCGACAAGCGGGTTGCTCGCGATGCTCATCCGGTATCCGGTGGTGCAGACGAAGAACGTCAGCACGAGCGTGGCGACCGCGCCGCCCGCCATGACCAGCCACATGTCGAGGTGCCAGGTCACGTCCGTCAGGTAGACCACGGCCGCGATGGCAGCCAGGAACAGCCCCAGCGTGGTCATCCACCGCCACGG
This window contains:
- a CDS encoding cytochrome P450 → MGNLVTKLAAAPQAAHAGQPGVHPARAVTGMRPHIEKITGRLLDSVAGTDRFDLVDALAYPLPITVIAELLGLPIEDGPRFRLWGEVLGIAAATTLSPGETADVVAPAVREMNEYLVAHVRRRRRQPTGDVLSRVATAQVDGAPIADGEAVGIIALTLLAGHATTVALIGNAALCFEQSPGTAAAVRADRSLVPAVIEEILRIRSPLCGLTRVTTKDTEIGGHAIPAGALVTTWIGAAGRDPARFPDPGVFDIHRSTAGHIVFGHGVHFCIGAHLARLEADVALNALFDRYQDIRVDADGPVEVDNPVQIVSPKRLPLRVSVRSAGGPGLTRRRLTQCRPCSCGARRLHGMSQRRTSPGRPRTKPAEERRADLLDAAERVFVEKGIDAARLDEITDRADVAIGTLYLHFRSKNDLLAAVRARFNDRLVERQNAVVRAMPADDWIGRVDAWLSDAVRAYVEHAELHDVLYDHTPINAKTTMQVSSENAHMEAFRQLITERPDAPAGAPDPAMAANLIYSAWYGATHALLHHEAVDIDRLANELIADITDLAHRYLRIEDGS
- a CDS encoding DUF4097 family beta strand repeat-containing protein; this translates as MPTFATPEPITATLTTGGARVRITAGERPDTVVQVEPVDSANKSDVKVAEHTKVDFTAGELSIKTNKAGDRNGSVAITVELPAGSTLVLHTAWTDVHADGRLGDCELNIASGQVHLDRIAALRATLATGEVEIGHVAGAARIEGGTAGVRIAEAVGTVRYEGSTGKVWIGHASSDVALNGSGGSFDIDRADGSVIAKGSGCPIRVGRITRGQAELMNASGGIDIGISEGTAAWVDAKSTKGSVHSSLPAQDNPDEFGNKVKIYARTRLDNIVIHRADV
- a CDS encoding ATP-binding cassette domain-containing protein, which translates into the protein MATIRSPTPSAKRAWDELEQAARAARLDEVIERLPDGWNTRVGEAGARLSGGERQRVAIARAMLKRARIVLVDEASSALDPENEAAITQAIANLGDDPSRTVIVIAHRPATLAAADYVVSLDNGRVVENGTPAELLRTGGAFSRIRKQYEQARHWRIANAAL
- a CDS encoding ATP-binding protein, coding for MRIVGHQAERREIDRLVTSAADGRGGAVVVAGEAGIGKTTLVGTALGALNGFTLLRAVGTEFEQDLLYAVLHQLCAPLLEYRLKLPIVQQTALEAVFGLGAQTSPDPLMVGASVLGLLREAAAQQPVCCVVDDAQWIDDASRRALVFVARRVAAERIAVVFASREAGCVPGIADLPRLALTGLGDEDARVLMGTAGRTRLDAEVFDRILAEARGNPLALLEFTQHVGPFGEPGPRPSRISVVEALEEQFVRRYRQLPGSTQSLVVLAAAEPVGDIGLLGRAAKQLGLDIGGLALAEGADLLTMGPRLRFRHPLVRSAVYASASPETRRSVHGALAGVTDPDVDSDRRAWHRAHAIVDADEGVAAELARSADRARLRGGFAAAAAFMERAGQLTPDPGDQVGRLLAAARLRLQAGAPAKARALVTQAEQHPMDEQRRVAARLLRARIDYQLVHSPKATATLIDVVSQSAPEQASETYLEAFASFMYNENEPGRLHDLGARIRARLPRDGLVRPVDLLLNALLDQVMLPVDEAVAAMRAAAATCRSADDAAEPWRMNLLCQLAIDLRDDELMEEIADRQVDVARREGILATLPQALRYQSIVRVSTGRFDDAAACLEESRAVDEVAGTVPLVGPQLVLAAFRGDLDRHRELVRLMGHGNRPVEIAGQHYATAVLNNGLGNYDAALDAALAAQRRHQDGLYSIWAVYSELVEAAARSGRGEESAVAMNHLEASARADPVPWAVAEWLQARALLGQEDDCETLYRQAIDHFGRTRISVLHARARLAYGEWLRRENRRADARVELRAAFEMLSRMGANGFAERAARELRAAGEQPLPHDTGSLNQLSVQERLIAGKVASGATNKEVAKMLFLSPRTVDAHLRSVYRKLGITSRRQLREMFP